CCCTCCGTCGACTACGAACTATCCCACGGCTGTATGAAATCTATTCTACGAAAATCGCTCCGTGATTTTCGGCCGACGACTGAGCGGAGGCCGTAGGCCGAAGCGAAGGAGGAGTGCTTTTGGTCCACCTTTTACTGAGCGAAACCGCTTCGCGGTTTCGCGCAGCGCAAAAGGTGGGTGTTTAGACCCAACCCTCTTCGACCAACAACTCGCCGTTGAGTACGCTCGCGCCTGCCGCGCCGCGAATCGTGTTGTGCGCGAGGCAGTTGTACTTGATACCCGTGCTCGTCTCCTCAATGCCGCCCGCGGAGATAGCCATCCCGTCACCGTGCATCCGGTCGAGACGCGGCTGCGGTCGCGTCGGGTCCTCGAAGACGCGGATGAGCGGGTCCGGCGCGCTCGGCAGGTCGATGCCGGGGAAATCGCGCATCGCGTCGGCAACGTCTGCGACCGACGGGTCGTCTTCGAGTTCGGCGAAGACGTTCTCGAGGTGACCGTCGAGCGTGGGAATCCGGTTACAGGAGGCCGAAACGTCGGCGTCGTGCAGCGACAGCTCCGCGCCGTCGAACGAGCCGAGCAGCTTGCGCGACTCGGTCTCCATCTTCTCCTCCTCGCCGCCGATGTGCGGGATGGCGTTGTCGATGATCTCCATCGAGGTGACGCCGGAGTAGCCTGCGCCGGAGACGGCCTGCAAGGTGGAGACGTGGACGCGTTCGAGCCCGAACGCGTCGAGCGCCGCAAGCGTCGGCGTCATCGTGATGGTCGAGCAGTTCGGGTTCTTGATGAGCGCGCCGTCCCAGCCGCGCTCGTCGCGCTGGACCTCGATGAGACCGAGGTGGTCGGCGTTGACCTCCGGGATCGTGAGGGGAACGTCGGGGGCCATCCGGTCGTTCGAGGAGTTCGAGGAGACGATGAAGCCGGCCTCGGCGAACTCGGGTTCGACGTCGGCGGCCGCCGAGGAGGGGAGCGAGGAGAAGACGAGATCTAAATCGTCGGGCACGTCGTCGACGGCGGTGCGTCGAACTTCCATCTCGGCGATGTCGTCCGGAATGGGCGTGTCGACGCGCCACTTGGCGGCGTCTCGGTAGCTCTTGCCCGCGCTCTCGTCGCTGGCGGTCACCGCCGTGAGTTCGAAGCTCGGGTGCCCGTCGAGAAGTTGGATGAATCGCTGTCCGACTGCGCCGGTGGCGCCGAGGATGCCGACTCGTACTGACATTAGCCTGTGGGTGGGTGACTCTCGCATAAGTGGGTTCGGATTCGGACGCAATTTTGCGGATATTCGTGAACATTGGGCGGTTTGACGGCCGTTTTACCCGTTTGCCGAGAAACCGTCGGCGGCGGGTCGAGTTGGGTTTTGGTCTCTCGGCGAAGCGGGTCGAAACCCGTATGAGGGCGGGAATACTACATCGATTGCGTGCCTTTAGTCCCCGCCCGAGTGTTCCCACTTTGGGAGCGATGACCGCGCGGCGAACCCGGGCACGCGACATCAGTGCAACCGCCGTCCGGCCGAAAGGGACGGCTGCCTGGCACGAGGGTTTCCCGGCCGACGCGGCACGCCGCCACGGGATGAGGCCGGTCGTTAGTGTCCCGGGCAACATTTCAAGACGACACTAGAAGCGTCTACGATCAGTATCGATGACGTCTTCTCTCGCTTATCGACTATCCCACGAACTCGTATTCGTCGAATGGGAGCCGGTCGTCCGTCCGGTAACCGATGATTTCCGCAACTCGCTCTGGTTCACTGGATCGGTCCGATACGGATTTCGCCGACTTGATCTCCTCTCGTCATCTCGCCGTCGAACTCTACGCGAGGAGCAGCGGGAGTACTGTCGCCGCGAAGGCAACGTCGAACAGTGCGAGTAGTATCACGAGTATCGCCCCGGGGACGCCGAGGACCGCACAGATCAGTAGTGTGAGAATCGATATCTGGACGCTCAGCCCGATGACGTTCGCCACGAACAGGATCACGAGGCCGACAATCGCATTGACCAGGAGCGCTCTTAGAGATACCATGGCATCCGCTACGGGGCACTACCCCTTTGTTAGGCGCCGCTTTGTCTGCGTTCTACGCTGGAAGCCACCAACCAGACGATCTTCCGGCATGTTGGCTCTACGCTTCTCAGAAACAGCCGGGTTCGACCGCCCTCCGAGCAGAACGCGTGCGTTTGATAGCGTCGTGTGGCGCGAAACGTCGCCCGGTAGCGTGGTCTCGAGTCCGGCGATAACCGTTCCCAGCACACTGCCTCGTTGGTTCAGGGAAGATCGCTGTCGGCTGATTCTTCTGTGACCGGCCGTCGTGTCAATTTATTCCGTCCAAGGACGCTACAAATTCGCAAGCCTTATTGGCGGACGGCAATTGTTTCCAGAAGCAATGGCGAAAGGCGAAGTCGATTTCTTCAACGACACTGGCGGCTACGGTTTCATCTCGACGGACGATGCGGACGACGACGTGTTCTTCCACATGGAAGACGTTGGCGGCCCGGACCTCGAAGAGGGACAGGAAGTGGAGTTCGACATCGAGCAGGCCCCCAAAGGCCCGCGCGCGACGAACCTCACCCGTCTGTAAATTAGTTCAGTACGCCGCCTTCGGCGGCAAAACGACCCCACATTCTATCATTTTCGACTCTCGGTAGCGGCGTCGCCGGACTGCGGTGAGCAGTAGCCGACCGTCTCTCACTCGCGGATATCGCTCCGGCAGGTCACAACCGCCGCCCCGAGTCGAATCGCTCGTCGGTCAGATACACGTCGCCGTCTCTGCACTCGACTTCGATGAGGTCGAGCGACTGCCCGCGACACGGCCCTCGGGTACAGAACCCGTCGCCGCGGACGAACCGTGCCCCGTGTTCGTGACAGACGATGTGATCGTCGGTCGTCCGCGCGCCGAATCCGGGGTCCAATCGAACGTGGGGTTTGTGCGGACAGGAGTTGCGCCACGCGTACACCCCGTCGCCACTGCGTTCGAGTATTCCCTCGGTTCCGCGCTGGCCGTCGATGGCCTCGAATCGAATCGTCCCTCTCGTGGGCACGTCGTCGACAGCGACGAGTCGGCGCGGGTCCGTCGCCGACTCGGGAGTTGCGGCTGACGGGCCCTGCTCCCTGCTGTCGGTTTCGGTGCCGCTGTTGTCACGGTCGGCCGAGACGTTCCCATCGGTGTAGGGCCGCTCACCGTCGTCAGCGCGCTCGTCGTCGACGCTGAACCGAAACATCGCGTCGCCGACTTCGACCGCTCCTTCGGTGTCGTGGATTCGCACGGTCTCGTCTCCGTCGTCAGTTTCGACGGTCACTCGGATGGCGTCGTCCATGTATGGTTCTCCACGGGCGCGAGCGACGATAGCTTGTCGCCGGCGTCGACCCGTTCGTTGCCGGCACGTCGTTCCGACGGTACGTCGACGCAGCGCGTTCCGGAATGACCAGAGTCTTGTCGCGACGGCGCTCTTCGACGCCATGCCAACCGAACCCGTCTACGACGTGGGAATCGTCGGCTGTGGGGTCATCGGCAATCGGCTCGCCGAGTCGTTCGCCGCCCACGACCGAACGAACGTCTGGGGGGCTTGCGACCTCGTCGACTCCAAAGTAGCGACGTTCGCCGACGAGTACGACTGCGCCGCGTTCACCGACTTTCGAGAACTTATCGAGAACGACGCCGTCGACCTCGTCTACGTAGGCGTGCCGCCCGTCGCACACCTCGACGTCACGAGTTTCGCGCTCGAACGGGAAAAGCACGTCATCTGCGAGAAACCCATCGCCGAGAACGCCGACGAGGGCGAGAAGATGGTCGAACTCGCGGCGTCGTCGGGGCGGACGACGGCCATCAACCTCCCGTTCCGCTACACGCCGGGGTTCGTCGAGATGCGCGAGCGCATCCGCGACGGCGAAATCGGTCGACCGAAGCGAATCAATCTCGATTTCAGATTCCCGCAGTGGCCCCGCGAGTGGCAGGACGTGGAGTGGCTCAGGAGTCGTGAGCAGGGCGGTCCGCTCCGCGAGGTGGGAACGCACTTCCTCTTCGGCGTGCAGGAGATCTTCGGTTCCGTCGACCGACTCAGCGCCGAGGTGACGTACACCGGACCCGACGCGTACGAGGAGTCCATAGTCGGCTACTTCGAAGTCGACGACATCCACGGCACGCTTGATCTGCTCTGCGACCACCGCCAGCCCGAAGAGAACTCGATTACGGTCGTCGGGTCGGAGTCGGCGCTCACGCTGTCGGAGTGGCACAAACTCGTCGAGCGCAGCGGCGATTCGGGCGGCGGCGAGGAGCGCGAGACGACGCTCAACGAAACGCGCGAACAGACGACGCTGACGCTCGTCGACGAGTTCGTCACTGCCCTCGACGGCGGCGACGGTGACCTGGTCTCGTTCGAGGAAGCGAACCGCGTCCAGCGCGTAGTCGACGCAGTGTTCGCCTCCAACGGCGCGCAGTTGACGCTCGACTCGGCGTAACGCAACAGTCATTCCCACCCTCGGCCGCTGTCTACGTATGAACCGCGAGCACTTTGTCCGACTCTCGCTTCTGGCGTTCGGCCTCATCCTCGTCAGTTTCGTCGTGATGGGGACGACGCGCATCTTTCTCCCGTACCGCATCGCACGACTGCTCGCCGCGCCGACGTTCTTTACGGCGTTCGGACTCGTCGTCTACTTGTTTCTCCGAGCAACGCTCTCGTTTCTCGGCGTCGTGCCCATCGAAGAAGCGTAGCCGTACCACTGTCGGTGCGTACTGGTAGCGAACAGGCGACGCAGTTGCCGTCGCACGGGAGGTCGCCGCACACCCGCCTCGTCTCCCGCGCGTCGAATCGTCAGGGCACGCCCGGCAGTGGTCCCCTTCTCTCGTATAAACGTTCGCGGCGGCGCGTGTCTCCCTATCGGAACGTCTTTTCCCGCCGCCGTCGATGGCCGAACATGGAAGTCAAGCGAATTGCGGACCTCGGTCCCGACGAACGCGACGCGCTGTTCGAGCGCGACGCGGGCGTCGACGCCGTCCGCAACGACGTACGCGACATCGTCGGTCGCGTACGCAAGGAGGGTGACGTGGCGCTCCGGGAGTTCTCCCGCGAGTTCGACGGTGTCGAAGTCGGTAACATCGACGTGACCGACCTCGCCGAACGAGCGTACGACGATATCGACGAGGAGATGCGCGACGCCATCGAGACGGCGGCCGAAAATGTCCGCGAGTTCCACGAGCGGCAGGTGCCAGTCGACTGGCGCGACGACTTTTCGGGGCGCGAACTCGGCCGTCGGTTCCGGCCGCTCGAACGCGTCGGCGTCTACGTCCCCGGCGGCGCGGCCGCCTACCCGTCGAGCGCGCTGATGGGCGTTATTCCTGCAAAGGTCGCCGGTGTCGAACACGTCGCCGTCGCGACGCCGCCCGCCGACGAAATCAACCCGGTGACGCTCGCGGCGATTCACGCCGCCGGAGCGGACGTCGTGTACGCCGCGGGCGGAGCGCAGGCGATTTCGGCGCTCGCGTACGGCACCGAGACAGTCAACGCGGTGCAGAAAGTCGTCGGTCCGGGGAACAAGTGGGTGACGGCCGCGAAAGCCGAAGTCCGCGGAGACGTCGAAATCGACTTCCTCGCCGGACCGAGCGAGATACTCGTCGTCGCCGACGAGACGGCGTCTCCCGAGTTCGTCGCCGCCGACCTACTGGCACAGGCCGAACACGACCCCGAGGCCTCGGTCGTCGCTGTCACCGCCGACGAGGCAACGGCCGACGCCGTCGCCGAAGCGGTCGAAGCGGGTGTCGACGACCGCGAGCGCAGCGAGGTGATTCGAGACGCGTTGGACAACGACGCCAGCGGCGTCTTCCTCGCGCGGTCGATGCCCGAGGCCGTCCTCTTCGCAGAGGAGTACGCCGCCGAACACCTCTCGATTCAGGCGCGCGACGAGGAGGAACTACTGGACCGCATCACCAACGCCGGGAGCGTCTTCCTCGGTCCGTACACGCCCGTCGCCGCGGGCGACTACGCCTCCGGGACGAACCACGTCCTGCCGACGAACGGCGGCGCGAAACTCTACGGCGGCCTCTCGGTCGACACGTTCGTCCGCTCGACGACGGTTCAGCGACTGGAGAAGGACGGTCTGGATGCACTCTGGGGGACGATTACGACGCTCACGGAGGCCGAAGGGCTGGAGGCGCACGCCGAGAGCGTCCGCGTCCGACTCGAAGGTGCGGACGAGATCGACGGCGGAAACGACGACGGGATCGTCGGGGAAAACGTCGAGTAGAGGCTCCAAAGAGAGGATTCCACAAACTGATGAGTTTGTGGAATTTGTAGAATTTGTGGAATTCGCATAACTTTTAGAGACTGTACGCCGTCTTCGAATCGCCGGTTACGCGCCGCGGAGTCCACGGAACCCTGTGAACCAGCGTCACAGTTAACATCCTCCGGACGATACGCTCAGTCATGAGTATCGAATCCGTCGACGGCGACGCCGAGACGCCGGTGAAGGTGACAGAGAGCGCGGCGTCGGAGGCGCTGTCGCTCCTCGAGAGCGAAGGGCTGGACACCGATGTCGCGGGGCTTCGCCTGTTCGTCCAACAGGGCGGCTGCGCGGGGCTCTCCTACGGGATGCGCTTCGATGACGAACCCGAGTCCGACGACGCGGTGACCGAACACCACGGTCTCCGGATCTTCGTCGACCCGGCGAGTCGCCGCTACATCGGCGGGAGCGTCCTCGACTACGAGGGCGGCCTGCAGGCGGCGGGCTTTCATGTAGAGAACCCGAACGTCGTCTCCGAGTGCGGGTGCGGCGAAAGCTTCCGCACGTAGAAACGCAGTTAACTCCCGTCACCCGTAGTCGAACGCATGGAGCTCGAAGTCGCCACGACGCCCGCAGACGATACCGTCTACGTCGACCGCAGCGAGCGGACGCGCGGGGCGAAAGCGCCGTTTTTCACCGCCTACGTCACCGAATCGCGCGATGTTCGCTGGGGCTATCTCTGCGGCAACTGCGAGACGTTCGACAACGCGATGGACACGATGGGACGCATCGAGTGCAACGCCTGCGGCAACATCAAGAAACCCGACGAGTGGGACGCCGCCCACGAGTGAGCCGACGCGAGACACCCGTCCGTTCGTCCGGTTATCGTCCGTTTGGTTCCCCGTCGTTCGGCGTTCGTGACTGTTCCTAGTGACTGTGACAAAGTTTATCATACGAGGGAGAGTACGTTCAGTTACATGGCCCCTGTTACCATGCCACCAGTCGAGGAGGCTAAAACGATTTTCACCCGCCTCGGCTACACCGTATCCGGAGAGGGGACGGACCTACGGGCCGAACGAAAGTGGCGTACCGTACAAGTGACGGCTGTCGCAGACGACAACACGATGGGTCGCGCGCTCGCCGACGGCGGGCGCGACGACGGCCCGCCGTTCCGCTGCTTCGTTACCTGGGACGAACATGCCGACTCGCTCTGTCGACGACTCGAGCACACCGCTCGAACGTACGAGTGGGCGGTCATCAGCGTCGGTGACAGCGACGCCGACGCTGACGACTATCGGGTCATCCGCGAAGACGTCCCGGCCGTCGCCTGACCGGCTTTCGACTGTTAGAAGGCGTTCATTTATCAGTTCGGCTGTTAGTTTTCGGGTGTGTACTCACCCGTCTTACAGACCGGTGTCGTCGAGGACGCCATCGAGGCGTTTCTCACTCAGTTGGTCGACGCGATTCCGGTGCTCCTCGTCGGAGCGCTGTTTCTGGTGCTAGCCGCCGTCGTCGTCAAAGTTGTGCTCTACGTCGTGAAAACGGTTCTGCGTCGAGCGTTCCCGGGCGAGTCGCCCGTCTATCGCCAGTTCATTGCAACCATCGTCTCGGTGTTTCTCTGGTTCGCCGTCGCGCTGTCGTTTCTTTCGGTCGTCGGTCTCGAAGGGATCGCGGCGTCGCTCGGCACCGCCGCGGGGTTCGTCGCGCTCGGCGTCTCCTACGCCACCTCGGGGATGATAGCCGACGCCGTCGCCGGCGTTTATCTGCTCCGTGACCCCGACTTCAACCCCGGCGACCGGGTCGTCGCCGGCGACACGACGGGCGAGGTAGTGAGCATCGAACTCCGGAAGACCCGTCTGCGCGTCGAAGACGACACCGTCGTCCGCGGCAACGCCGAGATCGAGAAGAAGTGGACGAAACTCGACGACTACGCCTGAACTTCGAGGTCGGCCGGCTTTCGAACCGCCGACCAACGGGCGCGTCGGATGCTCTCACGTCCGCACTGCTTATTTATCCAGACGCGTAACCACGAGTATGTTCGTCGGGCACGCGGTTTTCGCGTTCGCACTCGTCGCCGGGGCGGCGGCGGTTCGCGGCGTCGACTCATCGCGCGCGCTCTCGCTGGGGGCGGTCGCCGCGGCGTTCGCCGCCGCTCCCGACGTCGACATGGCGTACGCGCTCGTCGGCGTCGTCAGTGCGCAGACGACCGACGCGCTCTCGGTCGCCTCGCAGTTCTGGCAGACCGGTAACCTCGTCCACCGAGCGATGACGCACTCCGTCGTCCTCGCGCCCGTCGTCGCCGTCGCCGCGGCACTGTGGCTCCGTGGCCGTCGCCTCCGCCGACGGCGAGAACTCGTCGCTGCAGGCGCCCTGCTCGCGAGCGTCGTCGCCATCGCCGCCGTCGTCTCGGGGGGTCTCGGCCTCCTCATTATGGCACTGTTCGTCGCCGTCGCGGTCGGCATCGCAGAGGGGACCGAGCGGTTGACCGACCTAGGCTCGAGGGAGACGTTCTCGACGGCGCTCGTGGGACTCGTCTCGCACCCATTCGGCGACCTGTTCACCGGGTTGCCGC
This genomic stretch from Haloprofundus salilacus harbors:
- a CDS encoding Rieske (2Fe-2S) protein; protein product: MDDAIRVTVETDDGDETVRIHDTEGAVEVGDAMFRFSVDDERADDGERPYTDGNVSADRDNSGTETDSREQGPSAATPESATDPRRLVAVDDVPTRGTIRFEAIDGQRGTEGILERSGDGVYAWRNSCPHKPHVRLDPGFGARTTDDHIVCHEHGARFVRGDGFCTRGPCRGQSLDLIEVECRDGDVYLTDERFDSGRRL
- a CDS encoding metal-dependent hydrolase; the protein is MFVGHAVFAFALVAGAAAVRGVDSSRALSLGAVAAAFAAAPDVDMAYALVGVVSAQTTDALSVASQFWQTGNLVHRAMTHSVVLAPVVAVAAALWLRGRRLRRRRELVAAGALLASVVAIAAVVSGGLGLLIMALFVAVAVGIAEGTERLTDLGSRETFSTALVGLVSHPFGDLFTGLPPAMLYPFDATLLADRLSFSVDPTLNLLGAFGLELLTIWLALLVSLSLFGYSLRDAVDGRAALGAGYAVSVLLIPAPTLELSYPFVFSVLAVGMVGAAPRVGIRSRRVELPDRIAALCTGLAAVSIAGFAYTVAYLVA
- a CDS encoding DUF7116 family protein; this encodes MAPVTMPPVEEAKTIFTRLGYTVSGEGTDLRAERKWRTVQVTAVADDNTMGRALADGGRDDGPPFRCFVTWDEHADSLCRRLEHTARTYEWAVISVGDSDADADDYRVIREDVPAVA
- the asd gene encoding aspartate-semialdehyde dehydrogenase, with protein sequence MSVRVGILGATGAVGQRFIQLLDGHPSFELTAVTASDESAGKSYRDAAKWRVDTPIPDDIAEMEVRRTAVDDVPDDLDLVFSSLPSSAAADVEPEFAEAGFIVSSNSSNDRMAPDVPLTIPEVNADHLGLIEVQRDERGWDGALIKNPNCSTITMTPTLAALDAFGLERVHVSTLQAVSGAGYSGVTSMEIIDNAIPHIGGEEEKMETESRKLLGSFDGAELSLHDADVSASCNRIPTLDGHLENVFAELEDDPSVADVADAMRDFPGIDLPSAPDPLIRVFEDPTRPQPRLDRMHGDGMAISAGGIEETSTGIKYNCLAHNTIRGAAGASVLNGELLVEEGWV
- a CDS encoding HesB/IscA family protein, which gives rise to MSIESVDGDAETPVKVTESAASEALSLLESEGLDTDVAGLRLFVQQGGCAGLSYGMRFDDEPESDDAVTEHHGLRIFVDPASRRYIGGSVLDYEGGLQAAGFHVENPNVVSECGCGESFRT
- a CDS encoding Gfo/Idh/MocA family protein, whose amino-acid sequence is MPTEPVYDVGIVGCGVIGNRLAESFAAHDRTNVWGACDLVDSKVATFADEYDCAAFTDFRELIENDAVDLVYVGVPPVAHLDVTSFALEREKHVICEKPIAENADEGEKMVELAASSGRTTAINLPFRYTPGFVEMRERIRDGEIGRPKRINLDFRFPQWPREWQDVEWLRSREQGGPLREVGTHFLFGVQEIFGSVDRLSAEVTYTGPDAYEESIVGYFEVDDIHGTLDLLCDHRQPEENSITVVGSESALTLSEWHKLVERSGDSGGGEERETTLNETREQTTLTLVDEFVTALDGGDGDLVSFEEANRVQRVVDAVFASNGAQLTLDSA
- the hisD gene encoding histidinol dehydrogenase; translated protein: MEVKRIADLGPDERDALFERDAGVDAVRNDVRDIVGRVRKEGDVALREFSREFDGVEVGNIDVTDLAERAYDDIDEEMRDAIETAAENVREFHERQVPVDWRDDFSGRELGRRFRPLERVGVYVPGGAAAYPSSALMGVIPAKVAGVEHVAVATPPADEINPVTLAAIHAAGADVVYAAGGAQAISALAYGTETVNAVQKVVGPGNKWVTAAKAEVRGDVEIDFLAGPSEILVVADETASPEFVAADLLAQAEHDPEASVVAVTADEATADAVAEAVEAGVDDRERSEVIRDALDNDASGVFLARSMPEAVLFAEEYAAEHLSIQARDEEELLDRITNAGSVFLGPYTPVAAGDYASGTNHVLPTNGGAKLYGGLSVDTFVRSTTVQRLEKDGLDALWGTITTLTEAEGLEAHAESVRVRLEGADEIDGGNDDGIVGENVE
- a CDS encoding cold-shock protein; amino-acid sequence: MAKGEVDFFNDTGGYGFISTDDADDDVFFHMEDVGGPDLEEGQEVEFDIEQAPKGPRATNLTRL
- a CDS encoding mechanosensitive ion channel domain-containing protein, translating into MYSPVLQTGVVEDAIEAFLTQLVDAIPVLLVGALFLVLAAVVVKVVLYVVKTVLRRAFPGESPVYRQFIATIVSVFLWFAVALSFLSVVGLEGIAASLGTAAGFVALGVSYATSGMIADAVAGVYLLRDPDFNPGDRVVAGDTTGEVVSIELRKTRLRVEDDTVVRGNAEIEKKWTKLDDYA
- a CDS encoding DUF5816 domain-containing protein, with protein sequence MELEVATTPADDTVYVDRSERTRGAKAPFFTAYVTESRDVRWGYLCGNCETFDNAMDTMGRIECNACGNIKKPDEWDAAHE
- a CDS encoding pro-sigmaK processing inhibitor BofA family protein, coding for MVSLRALLVNAIVGLVILFVANVIGLSVQISILTLLICAVLGVPGAILVILLALFDVAFAATVLPLLLA